In Halorientalis litorea, one DNA window encodes the following:
- a CDS encoding ParA family protein: MTDTNTARITVANQKGGAGKTTDVIHTGGALAARGHDVLLVDIDYHGGLTCSLGYNDLYYDTDRTTLFDVLDFDQMESVNDIIVEHEEFDILPASEKLANNKNIQTLLEAPKSRERLEMTLDELDKDYDYIIVDTPPSLNVLTDNALVATGNVVIPVIPEKLNANSLQIFAKQLSSLEQAYGDINRLAIVCNRVEQNAEHRNTIEEIKSAYSLPVFEIPKRTDLSQSIGEGVSVFGFGKENQRVEDARDLFNEIADLFDETFEKTAPEEVEA; this comes from the coding sequence ATGACCGACACCAACACCGCACGAATCACGGTGGCGAATCAGAAGGGAGGCGCGGGGAAGACAACCGACGTCATTCATACTGGCGGCGCACTCGCTGCCCGAGGCCACGACGTCCTCCTGGTCGACATCGACTACCACGGAGGGCTCACCTGCTCGCTTGGCTACAACGATCTGTACTACGATACCGACCGTACGACGCTGTTCGACGTCCTCGACTTCGACCAGATGGAGTCGGTGAACGACATCATCGTCGAGCACGAGGAATTCGACATCCTTCCCGCCAGCGAGAAACTCGCGAACAACAAGAACATCCAGACGCTGCTTGAGGCGCCGAAGAGTCGCGAGCGGTTGGAGATGACTCTCGACGAGCTCGACAAGGACTACGACTACATCATTGTCGACACGCCGCCATCCCTGAACGTCCTCACCGACAACGCCCTGGTCGCGACCGGCAACGTCGTCATCCCCGTCATTCCCGAGAAGCTCAACGCCAACAGCCTCCAGATTTTCGCGAAGCAGCTGAGTTCCCTCGAACAGGCGTACGGAGACATCAATCGGCTCGCTATCGTCTGTAACCGTGTCGAGCAGAACGCCGAGCACCGCAACACCATCGAGGAGATCAAGTCGGCGTACTCCCTCCCGGTGTTCGAGATCCCGAAGCGGACCGACCTCTCTCAGTCGATTGGCGAGGGTGTGTCCGTCTTCGGCTTCGGCAAGGAGAACCAGCGCGTCGAGGATGCACGCGATTTGTTCAACGAGATCGCGGACCTGTTCGACGAGACGTTTGAGAAGACTGCGCCTGAGGAGGTGGAAGCATGA
- a CDS encoding transposase, with translation MPPTRDSRRAVYRRVAQRPHIDWPAYDSTPLYDRTSLAGLESDIRTVSEMWFDHESHDSVEEFVCALPLAYFRFSAHDWYEGSTRYQMATLFRVFVLKELYGWEHETALVGYLRNRPELREQLGFEAIPDQSTLWRSWHERFTTDLRETVETAARTILIKAQNAGVGVPREPTRKLRYHGNESGESDPNDQTTLEQAEKINGHVSRIVFPAFSLERGDGCEIHENAYWDLQTYLGLRDRLAANEGARSFLYESTRDRTPLGHAHREHIRDLSVDQVQEMYRQAITRLLSEVAETEQFFRAGIVAIDITEDDPFTGDRTGREDEIIGTKENTDEYAYQWATVQLVGNAIPVVLDARPVRKGESRLEIVKDLLDSAEEMVHVDNVLMDREFDSQHVLEMLSQRGLSYVVPKRMQTSEKAQAKRLLQRDQDRYETDRKLHLGKNEWHETTLIYRRKEDSEHDDHRQYSVFMTNCGSGHLTEYGYRWEIESGYRSIKRFMAATTSKDFGLRFFYFAFACLLYSIWRAVDLLVQVELTGEYEHSPIVTADNTLTLLKKETGIG, from the coding sequence GTGCCACCAACTCGTGACTCTCGACGCGCTGTCTATCGACGAGTTGCACAGCGTCCCCATATCGACTGGCCAGCGTACGATTCGACACCGCTGTACGATCGAACGTCGCTCGCTGGACTGGAATCCGATATCCGGACAGTGTCGGAGATGTGGTTCGACCACGAGAGCCACGACTCGGTCGAGGAGTTCGTCTGTGCACTCCCCTTAGCCTACTTCCGGTTCAGTGCCCACGACTGGTATGAGGGGTCGACACGCTACCAGATGGCCACTCTCTTCCGGGTGTTCGTACTGAAAGAACTCTACGGGTGGGAGCACGAAACCGCACTCGTTGGCTACCTCAGGAACCGCCCTGAACTCCGCGAGCAACTGGGTTTCGAAGCGATCCCGGACCAGTCGACACTGTGGCGAAGCTGGCACGAGCGGTTCACCACTGACCTCCGAGAGACAGTGGAGACAGCTGCTCGAACGATCCTCATCAAAGCCCAGAATGCAGGTGTCGGGGTTCCGCGTGAACCGACACGAAAGCTCCGATACCACGGGAACGAGTCTGGTGAGTCAGACCCGAATGATCAAACTACGTTGGAGCAGGCAGAGAAGATCAACGGACACGTCAGCCGCATCGTGTTCCCGGCGTTTTCGCTGGAACGTGGGGACGGCTGTGAGATCCACGAGAACGCCTACTGGGACTTACAGACATATCTCGGACTTCGCGACCGGCTGGCTGCGAACGAAGGGGCTCGTAGTTTCCTCTACGAATCGACTCGGGATCGGACGCCGCTGGGGCACGCCCATCGCGAGCACATCCGCGACCTCTCGGTTGACCAAGTGCAAGAGATGTACCGGCAGGCCATCACTCGGCTCCTGAGCGAAGTTGCGGAGACAGAGCAGTTCTTTCGAGCCGGAATCGTCGCGATCGACATCACCGAGGACGACCCCTTTACCGGTGACCGCACCGGCCGCGAGGACGAGATCATTGGCACGAAAGAGAACACCGACGAGTACGCCTACCAGTGGGCCACCGTCCAGTTAGTCGGGAACGCCATTCCGGTTGTACTGGACGCACGGCCAGTTCGAAAGGGGGAGTCACGCTTGGAAATCGTCAAGGACCTCTTGGATTCTGCTGAGGAGATGGTACACGTCGATAACGTGCTGATGGATCGGGAGTTCGACAGTCAGCACGTCCTAGAGATGCTCAGCCAGCGTGGCTTGTCGTATGTCGTGCCCAAGCGGATGCAGACCAGCGAGAAAGCCCAGGCGAAGCGATTGCTCCAGCGGGACCAGGATCGGTACGAGACTGACCGCAAACTACATCTCGGGAAGAATGAGTGGCACGAGACGACGCTAATCTATCGTCGAAAAGAAGACTCAGAGCACGACGACCATCGACAATATTCGGTGTTCATGACGAATTGCGGGAGTGGTCACCTCACGGAGTACGGCTATCGCTGGGAGATCGAGAGTGGGTACAGGTCGATCAAACGGTTCATGGCGGCGACGACGTCGAAGGATTTTGGGCTTCGCTTCTTTTACTTCGCGTTTGCGTGTCTGCTGTACTCGATCTGGCGCGCTGTTGATTTGCTGGTACAGGTCGAGTTGACCGGTGAGTATGAACATTCGCCGATCGTAACGGCCGACAACACGCTTACGCTGTTGAAGAAGGAAACCGGCATCGGATAG
- a CDS encoding PKD domain-containing protein gives MDERSSAPETDCEAAPVRAVVGVTRTAGRLLAVYLVGLVGLAMLVTGTGVVGVASAAGNTAPDCSTVSYNDGDSDGKLDVDTIDRLQCIENEGVGKEYELTDNIDASGTSNWNGGDGFAPIGDSGTKFTGTFDGNGHTITGLYVDRSGSDDVGLFGYAGSGTTVENVGLESVDVTGANSVGALVGTTEGTVRESHATGPVSGDENVGGLVGENLDGRVTRSYATGNVIGTGRAGGLVGWTRNGGTVAESYATGTVDGDVAGSLVGETNFQVSVRDSYATGSTSGNTYEGGLAGYSYETDWSDSYWDKGTTNQGSAFGYSGSNTRTNLQGFGSTGDSSPAPEMQGSSASSNMGGFDFTNTWETVESGDADTTGDGYPILQSVDRQAQLDAQNVNAYAGGDGSDGDPYEIANWHHLDNVRQNLGGDFVLTADLNSGTAGYSSVASSSANSNNGFEPIGDSSTGFTGTFDGDGYEVSGLTIDRASTSQVGVFGYIGSSGLVRGVIFTSVTITGSDQTGGIVGRNAGGDIVETRVTGSVSGDRYTGGVVGLSSGVVRRTGSTANVSGSGNQAGGLVGENRNLIEQSYAKGSVSGSFDVGGLVGKNDNGANVKNSFATGSVSGTSTLGGLVGNNAGSVSNSYWDADVNGNGQDSDSTGSFDATSLITTQMQRFAPQVNMGNLDFDSVWVVTTDYPRLAWEGATALTVDSVEATSPTVAEDGSGTITVTAKESGTDAGEGVTIEIVDDDGLDGFATSDTRVTDTDGEATFTFDEPDDGTYTPEFAWADDTTVSAEPTVTVQNAPEVTAIDRSSGESNPTNADSVEFVVRFSEGVSGVDTGDFTATGVSGDASGDVSQVTSVAVNAVTVTVGSISGDGDIRLDLDDDDGITNGNGVPLGGDGTSGTADGSYASGETFTVDNTDPGFSAGTSNSVSVDEESTASDFLDVDAGDDGPPGTEVSAYTLSSAASSDASVFSIDSSTGKLSLDSALDHESPADDDGNNDYELTVTATDDVGNTNTQTVTVGVTDVDEPPTAPDDSSQSTDEDTTVSVADGDSADLLVLASDPDAGDTLSLDTVDGSSFSDGNPVTLDSGATVTVESDGGWTYDPNGQYESLASGDSTTDTFTYTVADSDDDTAQGTVTVSITGVNDDPTDISLTSTSVDQSDGTDAVVGSLSATDVDDSSHTFSLVGGTGDADNDEFNIGGGDLRADDAGSLTEGDYDVRLEADDGSGGTYQKAVTVSVTDGIAPTIASSTPADDATGVSEGDDITITFSEDIAFGSGSVTLREDDGGFGDREAFDVSSDTGSGDGTVSISGRTLTITPTSNFASDTEYAVRIDAGALTDTASSPNDFGGISDDTTLSFTTTDSTPPTASAGPDTTIDEGQSVSFDGTGSMDNVGIVSYDWDFDDDGTTATGQTTSHTFDSPGTYTVELTVTDAAGNTDTDTVEVTVESASSDGGSSSGSSGSTDTGGDQSTADDSSIGTETVVSGTQSSDASVSFTVNASDDDGPITLDLSETDADGTDGEDESGGNDDSEGEGENTVSVDSLSITPTESGSREFDISVREWDADIDTSERATESDDTGTDTTDVSDPQGATDGDRAHTDPRTFLIETGLSPLGYVEVTHTNPDSDIDSVTFRFRIRKDALNESDVDPSGVALYRNGTDGWTRLPTDEVGENSTHYVFEGTSPGLSLFTIASAQPAFEVMRASSRSETLTASEAVTVNATVRNLGGAAGTYTAELRANGTVVATSDVDLASNSSRTVSLSFTPSDPGEYTLTVGTVSAGAVSVQSDETPAESTSADQTLTEPTPAEQETTQQATVATDNSSQTASANGTRETTTDASGPGFGVLVLIGAFLIVIVFFRRRS, from the coding sequence ATGGACGAGCGGTCGAGCGCGCCCGAGACGGACTGCGAGGCGGCCCCAGTTCGGGCGGTGGTCGGTGTGACTCGCACGGCCGGCAGACTGCTGGCGGTGTATCTCGTCGGCCTAGTCGGCCTGGCGATGCTGGTGACCGGCACTGGTGTCGTCGGCGTCGCATCGGCGGCGGGCAACACGGCTCCGGACTGTAGCACGGTGAGCTACAACGACGGTGACAGTGACGGGAAACTCGACGTCGACACCATCGACCGGCTCCAGTGTATCGAGAACGAGGGGGTGGGCAAAGAATACGAGCTCACGGACAATATCGACGCCAGCGGGACGAGTAACTGGAACGGCGGCGATGGGTTCGCCCCTATCGGCGACTCCGGAACGAAGTTCACGGGGACTTTCGACGGGAACGGACACACCATCACGGGCCTGTACGTCGACCGGTCAGGTAGTGACGATGTCGGCTTGTTCGGATATGCCGGGTCGGGGACAACCGTGGAGAACGTCGGTCTCGAGTCGGTCGATGTCACGGGAGCCAATTCAGTCGGTGCGCTTGTCGGAACGACGGAGGGAACGGTTCGAGAGTCACACGCGACCGGGCCAGTTAGCGGCGACGAGAACGTCGGCGGCCTGGTCGGTGAGAATCTTGATGGGAGGGTAACCCGCTCATACGCGACGGGAAATGTGATCGGCACAGGCAGAGCGGGCGGGCTGGTCGGGTGGACGCGAAACGGGGGTACAGTGGCAGAGTCGTACGCGACGGGGACAGTCGACGGCGACGTTGCCGGTTCTCTCGTCGGTGAAACTAACTTCCAGGTCAGCGTGCGAGACTCCTACGCTACGGGCTCGACGTCCGGCAACACCTACGAAGGCGGGCTGGCCGGATATAGCTACGAAACCGATTGGAGCGACTCCTACTGGGACAAGGGAACCACAAACCAAGGGAGTGCGTTTGGGTACAGTGGTAGTAATACTAGGACCAATCTGCAAGGATTTGGGTCGACCGGCGACAGCTCGCCCGCTCCGGAGATGCAGGGGTCCAGCGCCTCATCGAACATGGGTGGGTTCGACTTCACGAACACCTGGGAGACAGTCGAGAGCGGCGACGCCGATACCACCGGGGACGGCTACCCGATTTTGCAGTCAGTCGACCGCCAGGCCCAACTGGACGCCCAGAACGTCAACGCCTACGCCGGCGGTGACGGAAGCGATGGCGACCCGTACGAGATAGCGAACTGGCACCACCTCGACAACGTCCGCCAGAACCTCGGCGGGGACTTTGTCCTGACGGCGGACCTCAATTCGGGTACCGCGGGCTACAGTTCCGTGGCCAGTTCGTCGGCCAACAGCAACAACGGCTTCGAACCCATCGGTGACTCCAGTACGGGGTTCACAGGCACTTTCGACGGTGACGGCTACGAGGTGTCCGGACTCACAATCGACCGAGCCTCGACAAGTCAGGTAGGCGTGTTCGGCTACATCGGGAGCAGCGGCCTCGTCAGGGGCGTGATATTCACCAGCGTCACCATCACCGGGAGCGATCAGACGGGTGGAATCGTCGGCCGGAACGCTGGTGGAGACATCGTCGAGACGCGGGTGACTGGTTCGGTCAGTGGCGACAGATACACTGGCGGCGTCGTCGGCCTCTCCAGCGGCGTCGTCAGACGAACTGGGTCGACGGCGAATGTCTCCGGCTCAGGGAATCAGGCAGGTGGACTCGTCGGCGAAAACCGAAACTTGATCGAGCAGTCCTACGCGAAGGGTAGTGTCAGTGGTTCGTTCGATGTCGGTGGCCTCGTCGGGAAGAACGACAACGGCGCCAACGTGAAGAACTCGTTCGCGACCGGTAGCGTCTCGGGAACCTCCACACTCGGTGGACTCGTCGGGAACAACGCCGGCTCAGTATCCAACTCCTACTGGGACGCAGACGTGAACGGAAACGGGCAAGACAGTGACAGCACAGGGTCCTTCGACGCCACCAGCCTCATTACTACCCAGATGCAGCGGTTCGCCCCACAAGTCAATATGGGCAATCTCGACTTCGACTCGGTCTGGGTCGTCACCACCGACTACCCGCGACTCGCTTGGGAAGGAGCGACGGCGCTCACCGTCGACAGCGTCGAGGCTACCAGCCCGACCGTCGCCGAGGATGGGTCGGGTACGATCACTGTGACTGCCAAGGAGAGCGGAACTGACGCCGGCGAGGGTGTCACCATCGAAATCGTCGACGACGACGGCCTGGACGGCTTCGCCACGAGTGACACGAGGGTCACCGACACCGACGGGGAGGCGACATTCACCTTCGACGAACCCGACGACGGCACCTACACCCCCGAGTTCGCGTGGGCCGATGATACGACCGTCTCGGCGGAGCCGACCGTCACCGTCCAGAACGCGCCCGAAGTCACCGCTATCGACCGGTCGAGTGGCGAATCGAACCCCACCAACGCCGACAGCGTCGAGTTCGTCGTGCGCTTCTCCGAGGGCGTCAGCGGCGTCGACACGGGCGATTTCACCGCGACGGGGGTCAGCGGTGACGCGAGCGGAGATGTGTCGCAGGTCACCAGTGTGGCTGTGAACGCGGTCACGGTCACGGTCGGTTCGATTTCGGGCGACGGTGACATCCGGCTCGATCTGGACGACGACGACGGCATCACCAACGGCAACGGCGTGCCGCTGGGCGGTGACGGCACCAGCGGGACTGCCGACGGCAGTTACGCCAGCGGCGAGACGTTCACCGTCGACAACACCGACCCCGGATTCAGTGCTGGCACCAGCAACAGCGTGTCGGTCGACGAGGAAAGCACAGCGAGCGATTTCCTCGACGTGGATGCCGGTGACGACGGTCCACCGGGCACGGAAGTCTCGGCGTACACGCTGTCCAGTGCTGCCAGCAGTGATGCCAGTGTTTTCAGCATCGACAGCAGCACTGGGAAGCTATCCCTCGATAGCGCACTGGACCACGAGAGTCCCGCAGACGACGACGGCAACAACGACTACGAACTCACCGTCACCGCGACCGACGACGTTGGCAACACGAACACCCAGACCGTTACTGTCGGCGTGACCGACGTGGACGAGCCACCGACCGCACCCGACGACAGTTCACAGAGCACCGACGAGGACACCACCGTCTCGGTCGCCGACGGCGACAGCGCCGACCTGCTGGTGCTGGCGAGCGACCCCGACGCCGGCGACACGCTGTCGCTCGACACCGTCGACGGAAGCAGTTTCAGCGACGGAAATCCCGTCACGCTCGACTCCGGTGCGACCGTCACGGTCGAGAGCGACGGAGGTTGGACCTACGACCCGAACGGCCAGTACGAGTCACTCGCAAGCGGCGATTCCACGACGGATACGTTCACCTACACGGTCGCGGACAGCGACGACGACACCGCGCAGGGAACGGTCACTGTCAGCATCACTGGCGTCAACGACGACCCCACGGACATCAGCCTGACCAGCACTAGCGTCGACCAGTCCGATGGCACCGACGCGGTAGTCGGGAGTCTCTCGGCCACGGACGTCGACGACAGCAGCCACACGTTCTCGCTGGTCGGCGGGACCGGGGACGCCGACAACGACGAGTTCAACATTGGCGGCGGCGACCTGCGCGCGGACGACGCCGGGTCGCTCACCGAGGGTGACTACGACGTTCGCCTCGAAGCCGACGACGGCAGCGGGGGAACATACCAGAAAGCAGTCACCGTCAGCGTCACCGACGGCATCGCACCGACCATCGCGTCGAGCACGCCGGCTGACGACGCAACTGGCGTCAGCGAGGGCGACGACATCACGATCACGTTCAGTGAGGACATCGCCTTCGGGTCTGGGAGTGTCACACTCCGAGAGGACGACGGCGGCTTCGGTGACCGGGAGGCCTTCGACGTGAGCAGCGACACTGGCAGCGGTGACGGAACGGTCTCGATTTCCGGACGCACGCTGACGATCACTCCCACGAGCAACTTCGCGTCAGACACGGAATACGCCGTCCGGATTGATGCAGGTGCACTCACTGACACCGCCTCGTCTCCGAACGACTTCGGCGGCATCAGCGACGACACCACCCTGAGCTTCACGACTACTGACTCGACACCGCCGACCGCAAGCGCTGGGCCGGACACGACCATCGACGAAGGACAGTCAGTGAGTTTCGATGGGACTGGCTCGATGGACAACGTCGGCATCGTCAGCTACGACTGGGACTTTGACGACGACGGGACGACCGCGACCGGGCAGACGACGAGTCACACCTTCGACAGCCCAGGTACCTACACCGTCGAGCTGACCGTCACAGACGCCGCAGGCAATACCGACACGGACACTGTCGAAGTCACCGTTGAATCGGCTAGCAGCGATGGTGGCAGTAGTAGTGGGAGTAGCGGCTCCACCGACACTGGCGGCGATCAGTCTACTGCCGACGATTCCAGCATTGGGACCGAGACCGTCGTCAGCGGCACCCAGTCTAGCGACGCTAGCGTCTCGTTCACCGTTAATGCTTCCGACGATGACGGCCCAATCACGCTCGACCTCAGCGAGACCGACGCCGACGGGACCGATGGCGAGGACGAGAGTGGCGGGAACGACGACAGCGAAGGCGAGGGTGAGAATACAGTCTCCGTCGACAGTCTGTCGATCACCCCGACAGAGAGCGGATCCCGCGAGTTCGATATCTCGGTGCGCGAGTGGGACGCCGACATCGATACCAGCGAGCGCGCGACAGAGTCCGACGACACTGGGACGGACACAACAGACGTGTCCGATCCGCAGGGAGCAACCGACGGCGACCGCGCCCACACGGATCCACGGACATTTTTGATCGAGACCGGCTTGTCCCCGCTGGGCTACGTCGAAGTGACCCACACCAACCCCGACTCGGACATCGACAGCGTCACGTTCCGCTTCCGAATCCGGAAAGATGCCCTGAACGAGAGCGATGTCGACCCGAGTGGTGTGGCGCTCTATCGCAACGGAACAGACGGGTGGACGCGCCTCCCGACCGACGAAGTCGGTGAGAACTCCACCCACTATGTCTTCGAGGGGACATCGCCCGGGCTGTCGCTGTTCACAATCGCCTCGGCGCAGCCAGCGTTCGAGGTCATGCGTGCCAGCAGCCGGTCGGAGACGCTCACCGCCTCCGAGGCAGTCACTGTCAACGCGACCGTCCGCAACCTCGGCGGTGCGGCTGGGACTTACACGGCCGAGTTACGAGCTAACGGGACAGTCGTCGCCACTAGCGATGTCGACCTCGCTTCGAATTCATCGCGGACTGTATCGCTCTCGTTCACGCCATCGGACCCCGGCGAGTACACGCTGACGGTCGGCACTGTGTCTGCCGGGGCCGTCTCGGTCCAGTCGGACGAGACGCCGGCTGAGTCGACATCAGCAGACCAGACGCTAACCGAGCCAACACCAGCAGAGCAGGAGACCACACAACAGGCCACCGTCGCCACAGACAACTCAAGCCAGACAGCAAGTGCCAACGGAACAAGGGAGACGACGACCGACGCGAGTGGCCCTGGATTCGGCGTTCTTGTGCTGATCGGTGCGTTCCTGATCGTGATCGTCTTCTTCCGGCGGCGGTCGTAA
- a CDS encoding bacterio-opsin activator domain-containing protein — MDRDEQSRSQTTPELEDVSSLKRLPLHSTDLLTLLGPSGVVLYESPSIERLYGYDQEELVGKQVAEYFHPEDRDRVVKAFAAIVSREDHHVETVEYRHLMADGSYKWIESVGSSNPTPDGNYVINSRDISERKQREREIQQTREQVQSERDGKEAIRQLLLQTSTNREIASSVCHLLVNDYGYESAWVVRKQGPGGGDQHPVVIADHGSDRGFRHPGEGSAIDAATRRTLATDDPVTVTTDMDGENDIVAQLERCGLFSVRSVPLVHEGLSYGALTVVRTDTGSDVAGQLVDEVAAALAFKQQVHRQQEALAGETVTELSLRYTGDHVLTALSRALAVEDGDEEDDEFPELVVEELHAEGGPGSTYLVKTADVDAETVRATAAELPSVTAATVVTETETTAIVSIRAETGSIRGVLGGYGEILRSITVCDGRLNLTVEFPCRTDLSAIVDAVQDHWPEVTMYACTERPVDDDHPSAFSGLTKKQENALRAASLSGFFERPQQASAEDVAETLDSSASTFLHHLRNAERTVFEDAFSHDLRLD; from the coding sequence ATGGATAGGGACGAGCAGTCGAGGTCACAGACAACTCCTGAATTGGAGGATGTCTCATCGCTCAAGCGGCTGCCGCTGCACTCGACCGATCTGTTGACTCTGCTGGGCCCGTCAGGCGTGGTGCTGTACGAGAGTCCGTCCATCGAACGCCTCTACGGATACGATCAAGAGGAACTGGTCGGCAAACAGGTCGCGGAGTACTTCCATCCCGAGGACCGGGACCGGGTCGTCAAGGCGTTTGCTGCCATCGTCTCCAGAGAGGACCACCACGTCGAAACGGTCGAATACCGGCACCTGATGGCAGACGGCTCCTACAAGTGGATCGAATCCGTCGGATCGTCGAACCCGACACCCGATGGCAACTACGTGATCAACTCCCGGGATATCTCCGAACGGAAACAGCGTGAACGAGAAATACAACAGACCCGAGAGCAAGTCCAGTCCGAACGCGACGGCAAGGAAGCCATCCGCCAACTCCTTTTGCAGACATCGACCAACCGGGAGATCGCTTCGAGTGTCTGTCACCTGCTCGTCAACGACTACGGCTACGAGTCGGCCTGGGTCGTCCGGAAGCAAGGACCAGGAGGTGGCGACCAGCATCCGGTTGTGATCGCCGACCACGGATCGGACCGGGGCTTCCGGCACCCCGGTGAGGGGAGCGCCATCGACGCAGCGACACGACGCACACTCGCCACGGACGACCCCGTGACAGTCACGACAGACATGGACGGAGAGAACGACATCGTCGCCCAACTGGAGCGGTGTGGACTGTTCTCGGTGCGGTCGGTGCCGTTGGTCCACGAAGGACTGTCCTACGGCGCGCTCACGGTCGTCCGGACGGATACCGGCAGCGACGTGGCAGGACAGTTGGTCGACGAAGTGGCGGCCGCCCTCGCGTTCAAACAGCAGGTCCACCGCCAGCAGGAAGCGCTGGCCGGTGAGACAGTAACGGAACTCTCGCTCCGGTACACGGGCGACCACGTCCTGACAGCCCTGTCGAGGGCACTGGCTGTCGAGGATGGCGACGAGGAAGACGACGAGTTCCCGGAGCTGGTCGTTGAGGAACTGCACGCCGAGGGTGGCCCCGGTTCGACATACCTCGTCAAGACGGCTGATGTGGACGCCGAGACAGTTCGGGCGACTGCAGCGGAGCTCCCGTCGGTCACAGCGGCGACCGTCGTCACCGAAACGGAGACGACTGCGATCGTGTCGATTCGTGCCGAGACAGGGTCGATCAGGGGAGTTCTGGGCGGGTACGGCGAGATACTGCGCTCGATTACCGTCTGTGACGGCCGTCTGAATCTGACCGTGGAGTTCCCGTGCCGGACTGATCTCAGTGCCATCGTCGACGCCGTACAGGACCACTGGCCCGAGGTGACCATGTACGCCTGTACCGAGCGCCCCGTCGACGACGACCACCCGAGCGCGTTCAGCGGGCTAACGAAGAAACAGGAAAACGCACTCCGGGCGGCCTCGCTGTCGGGCTTTTTCGAGCGCCCACAGCAGGCCAGTGCCGAGGACGTGGCCGAGACGCTGGACTCCTCGGCCTCGACGTTCCTCCATCACCTGCGCAACGCCGAACGGACCGTCTTCGAGGACGCCTTTTCACACGACCTGAGACTCGACTGA
- a CDS encoding RNA-guided endonuclease InsQ/TnpB family protein has translation MANLVTRTYVASIRNHQQVRDDLNSLGFAASKLWNVARWTCDCIWSETGTIPDHGTLKAYLKSHERYADLNAQSSQAILEELAEAFDSWYAHRQKGNGDANPPGYRKQGDEHPRSTVTFKEDGFKHDPDHNRIRLSKGANLKKSWSDFVLCEYATDPDVDVQHVQQVRAVWTGKEWELHIVCRVDTGDPDPPGDRVAGIDLGICNFAAVAVGDEALLYPGGALKEDDYYFQKERATCDDSDSHKAQRLDRKRRGRRDHFLHAVSKDVVAECAARNVGTIAVGDLSGIREDADWGDHGNLDLHGWAFDRFIEMLEYKAAERGISVELVDERGTSKSCASCGTTDDSQRVERGLYVCDECGVVANADVNGAENIRQKVLPNLVCDGGDRDNGWMAQPAVRLFDKSTGQVAPQEWASREP, from the coding sequence ATGGCGAATCTGGTCACGCGCACCTACGTTGCGTCCATTCGCAACCACCAGCAGGTGCGCGACGACCTCAATTCGCTTGGGTTCGCCGCCTCGAAACTCTGGAACGTCGCCCGGTGGACCTGCGACTGTATCTGGAGTGAAACCGGCACGATTCCAGACCACGGCACGCTCAAAGCGTACCTCAAGAGTCACGAACGCTACGCGGATTTGAACGCTCAATCCAGTCAGGCAATTCTCGAAGAATTAGCTGAAGCGTTCGACTCGTGGTACGCCCACCGTCAAAAGGGCAACGGGGACGCGAACCCACCCGGCTACCGCAAGCAGGGCGACGAGCATCCCCGCTCGACGGTCACGTTCAAAGAGGACGGTTTCAAACACGACCCCGACCACAACAGGATTCGACTCTCGAAAGGAGCGAATCTCAAAAAGTCGTGGTCGGACTTCGTTCTCTGCGAGTACGCCACCGACCCGGATGTGGACGTACAGCACGTCCAGCAGGTCCGGGCGGTCTGGACCGGTAAGGAGTGGGAGTTGCACATCGTCTGTCGCGTCGACACTGGCGACCCGGACCCTCCCGGCGACCGGGTGGCAGGTATCGACCTCGGCATCTGCAACTTTGCCGCCGTCGCGGTCGGAGACGAGGCCCTGCTGTACCCCGGCGGCGCACTCAAAGAGGACGACTACTACTTCCAGAAGGAGCGAGCGACGTGCGACGACAGCGACTCCCACAAAGCGCAACGACTAGACCGGAAGCGCCGGGGGCGGCGTGACCACTTCTTGCACGCCGTCTCGAAGGATGTGGTAGCTGAGTGTGCGGCCCGCAACGTCGGGACGATTGCCGTGGGCGACCTCTCTGGTATCCGCGAGGACGCCGATTGGGGCGACCACGGCAATCTGGACCTGCACGGATGGGCGTTCGACCGCTTCATCGAGATGCTGGAATACAAAGCCGCCGAGCGCGGCATCAGCGTCGAGCTCGTGGACGAGCGCGGCACGTCCAAATCGTGTGCATCCTGTGGGACGACCGACGACAGCCAGCGCGTCGAACGTGGGCTGTACGTCTGCGACGAGTGCGGGGTGGTCGCCAACGCCGACGTGAACGGAGCCGAGAACATCCGACAGAAGGTACTCCCGAATCTCGTCTGTGACGGGGGAGATAGGGATAACGGCTGGATGGCACAGCCAGCGGTGCGCCTGTTCGACAAATCCACGGGGCAAGTCGCCCCACAAGAGTGGGCGTCCCGCGAACCATAA